One segment of Erigeron canadensis isolate Cc75 chromosome 2, C_canadensis_v1, whole genome shotgun sequence DNA contains the following:
- the LOC122588786 gene encoding probable prolyl 4-hydroxylase 9 isoform X1, with protein MKPRAKISGAGWSRPAAFLLSISFSFFLGFFLASSLFSQQNMWVVLQVETENNSLHDPKPRILTTADNQYDPLPHGESGDDSFTTIPFQVLSWDPRALYYPGFATDEQCDGIIKMAKVKLAPSTLALRKGETAENTKGIRTSSGMFISSSEDKTGILDQIEKKIERATMIPRGHGEAFNVLRYEIGQRYNSHYDAFNPTEYGPQKSQRIASFLLYLSDVEEGGETMFPFENGENTASNYDFKKCIGLKVKPRKGDGLLFYSLYPNGTIDPTSLHGSCPVIKGQKWVATKWLRNEEDFD; from the exons ATGAAACCTAGAGCTAAAATTAGCGGCGCCGGATGGTCAAGACCAGCCGCGTTCCTCTTATCTATTTCCTTCTCTTTCTTTTTAGGCTTCTTCTTGgcttcttctttattttctcaacag AATATGTGGGTTGTATTACAGGTAGAAACTGAAAACAATAGTTTACATGATCCAAAACCTAGAATACTTACAACAGCAGATAACCAATACGATCCGTTGCCACACGGCGAATCCGGTGATGATTCCTTCACAACTATTCCTTTTCAG GTATTAAGTTGGGATCCTCGAGCGTTATACTATCCCGGTTTTGCAACGGACGAACAATGTGACGGCATTATCAAGATGGCCAAGGTAAAGCTTGCACCGTCTACCTTGGCTTTACGCAAGGGGGAAACGGCTGAGAATACTAAAGGCATTAGAACAAG TTCTGGGATGTTTATAAGTTCGTCCGAGGACAAAACAGGGATCTTGGATCAAATCGAGAAGAAAATCGAGAGGGCTACCATGATACCAAGAGGTCATGGCGAG GCATTTAACGTTTTAAGGTATGAGATTGGGCAGAGGTACAATTCACATTACGATGCTTTCAACCCTACTGAGTATGGTCCGCAAAAGAGCCAACGG ATTGCTTCTTTCTTGCTGTATTTATCTGATGTGGAAGAAGGTGGGGAAACCATGTTTCCATTTGAG AATGGTGAAAATACTGCTTCAAATTATGATTTCAAAAAGTGTATAGGTTTGAAAGTAAAACCACGGAAGGGTGACGGGCTTTTGTTTTATTCCTTGTACCCGAATGGTACGATTGACCCG ACATCGCTTCATGGGAGCTGCCCTGTTATCAAAGGCCAGAAATGGGTAGCCACAAAATGGCTTAGGAACGAAGAagattttgattaa
- the LOC122588786 gene encoding probable prolyl 4-hydroxylase 9 isoform X2, which produces MKPRAKISGAGWSRPAAFLLSISFSFFLGFFLASSLFSQQVETENNSLHDPKPRILTTADNQYDPLPHGESGDDSFTTIPFQVLSWDPRALYYPGFATDEQCDGIIKMAKVKLAPSTLALRKGETAENTKGIRTSSGMFISSSEDKTGILDQIEKKIERATMIPRGHGEAFNVLRYEIGQRYNSHYDAFNPTEYGPQKSQRIASFLLYLSDVEEGGETMFPFENGENTASNYDFKKCIGLKVKPRKGDGLLFYSLYPNGTIDPTSLHGSCPVIKGQKWVATKWLRNEEDFD; this is translated from the exons ATGAAACCTAGAGCTAAAATTAGCGGCGCCGGATGGTCAAGACCAGCCGCGTTCCTCTTATCTATTTCCTTCTCTTTCTTTTTAGGCTTCTTCTTGgcttcttctttattttctcaacag GTAGAAACTGAAAACAATAGTTTACATGATCCAAAACCTAGAATACTTACAACAGCAGATAACCAATACGATCCGTTGCCACACGGCGAATCCGGTGATGATTCCTTCACAACTATTCCTTTTCAG GTATTAAGTTGGGATCCTCGAGCGTTATACTATCCCGGTTTTGCAACGGACGAACAATGTGACGGCATTATCAAGATGGCCAAGGTAAAGCTTGCACCGTCTACCTTGGCTTTACGCAAGGGGGAAACGGCTGAGAATACTAAAGGCATTAGAACAAG TTCTGGGATGTTTATAAGTTCGTCCGAGGACAAAACAGGGATCTTGGATCAAATCGAGAAGAAAATCGAGAGGGCTACCATGATACCAAGAGGTCATGGCGAG GCATTTAACGTTTTAAGGTATGAGATTGGGCAGAGGTACAATTCACATTACGATGCTTTCAACCCTACTGAGTATGGTCCGCAAAAGAGCCAACGG ATTGCTTCTTTCTTGCTGTATTTATCTGATGTGGAAGAAGGTGGGGAAACCATGTTTCCATTTGAG AATGGTGAAAATACTGCTTCAAATTATGATTTCAAAAAGTGTATAGGTTTGAAAGTAAAACCACGGAAGGGTGACGGGCTTTTGTTTTATTCCTTGTACCCGAATGGTACGATTGACCCG ACATCGCTTCATGGGAGCTGCCCTGTTATCAAAGGCCAGAAATGGGTAGCCACAAAATGGCTTAGGAACGAAGAagattttgattaa